A window of the Helianthus annuus cultivar XRQ/B chromosome 4, HanXRQr2.0-SUNRISE, whole genome shotgun sequence genome harbors these coding sequences:
- the LOC110936307 gene encoding uncharacterized protein At1g01500 — MENINGGIKNNLQIIKYPTYKPYTKPRLSWFDIRVFYVRISNFDSYTPEYLTLSHIPLDPDTILEVNNKRCTLDSPGSSCRLKRNRVDKKFEEATFVSTDSIRLSGSVKFEVFDGEDLILSGTLEMCKNSSDFVGKPKNNNNVKRWSMTCESMIGPNTRVLKGKHLMGCDSMPPMIEVYVAGSFSGEPVILTKALQVGLRKKQNRKGVLDSIPEGDLTEHKKDVASGLDLQEAEYGPYKTENEYDCNNSLAHWRQNEYMEGEDGELTWFNAGVRVGVGLGLGICLGVGIGVGIAHRAASSVDGRTVLGHSS; from the exons ATGGAGAATATAAATGGAGGAATCAAGAACAACCTTCAAATCATAAAATATCCTACTTACAAACCGTACACGAAACCGCGACTATCTTGGTTTGATATACGCGTGTTCTATGTTCGCATCAGCAACTTTGACAGTTACACTCCTGAATATCTCACTCTCAGCCACATTCCGTTAGACCCCGACACGATTCTCGAAGTCAACAATAAAAGATGCACCCTCGACTCACCGGGAAGTTCATGCCGTTTGAAACGAAACCGCGTGGACAAAAAGTTCGAAGAAGCTACATTTGTGAGCACAGACAGTATAAGATTATCAGGAAGCGTTAAGTTCGAGGTTTTCGACGGTGAAGATTTGATTCTTTCTGGGACATTGGAGATGTGTAAGAATAGTAGTGATTTTGTTGGTAAACCGaagaataataataatgttaAGAGATGGAGTATGACATGTGAATCGATGATTGGGCCGAACACTCGGGTTTTGAAGGGGAAACATTTGATGGGATGTGACTCGATGCCGCCGATGATTGAAGTTTATGTTGCGGGTTCGTTTTCGGGTGAACCTGTGATTTTGACCAAGGCGTTGCAGGTTGGTCTCAGAAAGAAGCAAAATCGAAAAGGGGTGTTGGATTCGATTCCCGAGGGTGATTTGACTGAACACAAGAAAGATGTTGCATCTGGACTTGATCTTCAG GAAGCAGAATATGGACCTTACAAGACTGAAAATGAGTATGATTGCAATAATAGCCTGGCGCATTGGAGGCAAAATGAGTACATGGAAGGCGAAGATGGAGAGCTCACATGGTTTAATGCTGGTGTGAGGGTCGGTGTCGGTTTAGGCCTCGGAATTTGCCTCGGCGTTGGAATCGGAGTCGGAATCGCTCATCGCGCAGCAAGCAGtgttgacggcagaaccgtccttggtcactcctcctag